Proteins encoded within one genomic window of Etheostoma cragini isolate CJK2018 chromosome 21, CSU_Ecrag_1.0, whole genome shotgun sequence:
- the bricd5 gene encoding BRICHOS domain-containing protein 5 isoform X1 — protein sequence MVRCWKHSENHLEEAQCTDGGSAASSQSHFPHKAFWVSLSASLLLVFIGLALTGHLGLSRPHSESSQIVRITVPDQTGSLINQSAVVDQQNDLVTFSVTSPANQTSTVLFDIKRGLICYKPVNQDSCFLRKMDKSDYDNVQSLLHESTQKQSQFQLLGNETQRQMEYLGVLAASQVDVSMLEGPLQALCQDSSIHWTQKIEGPGKQRLVYFCIDICFPSNICVSVCFYYLPE from the exons ATGGTGAGGTGTTGGAAACATTCAGAAAACCATTTGGAGGAAGCACAGTGCACG GATGGGGGCTCGGCTGCGTCCTCCCAATCCCACTTCCCACACAAGGCATTCTGGGTCAGCCTCTCCGCCTCTCTGCTCCTGGTCTTCATTGGCCTGGCTTTGACGGGGCACCTGGGGCTGTCGCGGCCTCACTCTGAG TCTTCGCAGATTGTCCGAATCACAGTTCCTGATCAGACCGGGTCTCTGATCAACCAGTCAGCCGTTGTGGACCAGCAGAATGACCTGGTGACTTTTTCTGTCACCTCACCTGCAAATCAGACGTCCACTGTGCTCTTTGATATCAAACGT GGTTTGATATGTTACAAACCTGTCAACCAGGACAGCTGCTTCCTGCGAAAGATGGACAAGTCTGACTATGACAACGTGCAGTCCCTCCTCCACGAGTCAACACAGAAG CAGAGTCAGTTCCAGCTGTTAGGGAATGAGACCCAGAGGCAGATGGAGTACCTGGGAGTGCTGGCAGCCAGTCAGGTGGATGTGTCCATGCTGGAGGGGCCTCTCCAGGCTCTGTGTCAGGACAGCTCCATCCACTGGACCCAGAAGATCGAGG GTCCGGGGAAACAGAGACTGGTTTACTTCTGCATCGACATCTGCTTTCCTAGCAATATctgcgtgtctgtgtgcttcTACTACCTGCCAGAGTGA
- the zdhhc4 gene encoding probable palmitoyltransferase ZDHHC4, which translates to MDFLTLFAVYVVVVLTCIVLVCKYSGQQRTPFSVIFNYVGKVVAPFTPKWLQRFSRWTLHRLFHQRNNMFIYLHILLEAAVCAEFTYEVFGFCRQMDTTLTSLCVPYVLLAIKTYFFYLCIKRDPGTVTRKKIAGLLHVYPYDRRLFHPGVSCETCQLVKPARSKHCRVCDRCVQRFDHHCVWVNNCIGAQNTRYFLLYLFCMCVMVGDIAVLTGDMLLHAVLQSGLLRASYLDEYGQQQPAGPMFVVQHLFLTFPRIIFMLGFLVFVFFLLVGYALFHFYLALVNQTSNEWYKSRGYVCQHCHPTATADHLSSPAPDHSKKHYYSRGLLRNLGEIFFPLQPVKKKDN; encoded by the exons ATGGATTTCCTCACTCTGTTCGCTGTCTACGTTGTAGTGGTGCTGACATGTATAGTCCTAGTCTGCAAATACTCGGGGCAACAGCGGACACCCTTTAGTGTCATCTTCAATTATGTAGGGAAG GTGGTTGCACCATTTACGCCAAAATGGCTCCAAAGGTTTTCACGATGGACCTTACACAGGCTCTTTCATCAAAG GAACAACATGTTCATCTATCTGCATATCCTGCTCGAGGCTGCTGTGTGTGCCGAGTTCACCTATGAGGTGTTTGGCTTCTGCAGACAGATGGACACCACTCTGACCAGCCTGTGTGTGCCTTACGTCCTGCTGGCCATCAAGACCTACTTCTTCTACCTCTGCATCAAGAGAGATCCAG GCACAGTGACGAGGAAGAAAATCGCTGGACTGCTGCACGTCTATCCGTATGACAGGAGACTGTTTCACCCGGGAGTCTCCTGTGAAACCTGCCAACTCGTCAAACCGGCTCGCTCTAAACACTGCA GGGTCTGCGACAGGTGTGTCCAACGCTTTGACCACCACTGTGTCTGGGTGAACAACTGCATCGGTGCCCAGAACACCCGTTACTTCTTGCTTTACCTCTTTTGCATGTGCGTCATGGTGGGAGACATTGCCGTACTAACAGGAGACATGCTGTTACATGCCGTGCTGCAGTCCGGGCTTCTGAGGGCCAGTTATCTAGATGAGTACGGCCAACAGCAGCCAGCAGGGCCGATGTTTGTTGTACAG CATCTGTTTCTGACCTTCCCCCGAATCATCTTCATGCTGGgatttcttgtctttgtcttcttcctcctcGTGGGTTATGCTCTTTTCCATTTCTACCTGGCTCTCGTCAACCAGACCTCCAATGAGTGGTACAAAAGTCGAGGTTACGTGTGTCAGCACTGCCACCCAACTGCAACGGCAGACCATCTCTCTAGCCCAGCACCAGACCACTCGAAAAAGCACTATTACAGCAGAGGGCTGCTCCGAAACCTGGGAGAGATCTTCTTTCCTCTACAGCCTGTtaagaaaaaagacaactga
- the mlst8 gene encoding target of rapamycin complex subunit lst8: protein MNVNQGTVGSDPVILATAGYDHTVRFWQAHSGICTRTVQHQDSQVNSLEVTPDRSMIAAAGYQHIRMYDLNSNNPNPVINYDGVSKNITSVGFHEDGRWMYTGGEDCMARIWDLRSRNLQCQRIFQVNAPINCVCLHPNQAELIVGDQSGVIHVWDLKTDHNEQLIPEPEVSVNSVHIDPDASYMAAVNSSGNCYVWNLAGGIGDEVTQLIPKTKIPAHKRYSLRCKFSPDSTLLATCSADQTCKIWRTSNFSLMTELSIKSNNPGETSRGWMWDCAFSGDSQYIVTASSDNLARLWCVETGEIKREYSGHQKAVVCLAFNDSVLG, encoded by the exons ATGAATGTGAACCAGGGGACGGTGGGCAGCGACCCGGTCATTCTGGCCACGGCTGGATACGACCACACTGTCCGGTTCTGGCAGGCTCACAGCGGCATCTGCACCAGGACAGTCCAGCACCAGGACTCT CAAGTAAATTCACTTGAGGTCACACCTGACAGGAGCATGATTGCAGCTGCAG GTTATCAGCACATCCGCATGTACGACTTGAACTCCAACAACCCCAACCCGGTGATCAACTACGATGGCGTTAGCAAGAACATCACGTCTGTGGGCTTCCACGAAGACGGCCGCTGGATGTACACGGGAGGGGAGGACTGCATGGCTCGCATATGGGACCTTAG GTCAAGAAATCTACAGTGTCAAAGGATATTCCAGGTCAATGCTCCAATAAACTGTGTATGCCTGCATCCCAACCAG gCAGAGCTCATTGTCGGAGACCAGAGTGGAGTGATTCACGTCTGGGATCTGAAAACTGACCACAACGAACAGCTGATTCCTGAGCCAGAGGTCTCGGTCAACTCAGTTCACATTGACCCAGATGCCAGTTACATGGCGGCGGTCAACAGCTCG GGAAACTGTTATGTGTGGAACCTTGCTGGAGGCATCGGAGATGAGGTGACTCAGCTCATCCCCAAGACTAAGATCCCTGCACACAAACGCTACTCCCTCCGCTGCAAGTTTAGCCCTGACTCCAC CCTGTTGGCCACCTGCTCAGCGGACCAGACCTGTAAGATCTGGAGGACGTCCAATTTCTCCCTGATGACGGAGCTGAGCATCAAGAGCAACAATCCCGGAGAGACGTCCAGAGGCTGGATGTGGGACTGTGCTTTCTCTGGAGACTCGCAGTATATTGTGACTG CCTCCTCAGACAACCTGGCCCGTCTGTGGTGCGTGGAGACCGGGGAGATCAAGAGGGAATACAGCGGCCACCAGAAGGCCGTGGTGTGTCTGGCCTTCAATGACAGCGTGCttggctga
- the pgp gene encoding glycerol-3-phosphate phosphatase — translation MSGSKCARLSAALAKQVLDSVDCVLFDCDGVIWRGDQAVPGAPQVINMLKENGKKVFFVTNNSTKTRKMYVDKLSILGFNAKEDEVFGTAYCSAMYLKTVCKLEGKVYLIGSNAMREELEAVGLQQTGVGPDHVFGKQTDWANVPLDPEVKAVVVGFDEHFSYMKLNRAMQYLAQPGCLFVGTNRDTRLPLEGGKAVPGTGCLLQAVETAAQRQAQTVGKPNHFMFDCVASQFAVDPDRCLMVGDRLDTDIMLGSNCGLKTLLTLTGVSTVADAEAHQKSGCVERQGMVPDYYVESIAELLPALQG, via the exons ATGTCTGGGTCAAAATGTGCACGGCTGAGCGCAGCGCTGGCTAAACAAGTGCTGGACTCGGTGGACTGCGTTCTCTTTGACTGCGACGGGGTCATCTGGCGGGGGGACCAGGCCGTCCCCGGCGCCCCTCAGGTCATAAACATGCTCAAGGAAAACGGCAAGAAAGTTTTCTTCGTCACCAACAACAGCACCAAGACAAGAAAGATGTACGTCGACAAATTGTCTATTTTAGGGTTCAACGCGAAAGAAGACGAGGTGTTCGGGACGGCGTACTGCTCCGCCATGTACCTGAAGACTGTATGCAAGCTCGAGGGCAAAGTGTACCTGATAGGAAGCAACGCAATGAGAGAGGAGCTGGAGGCGGTGGGGCTCCAGCAGACCGGGGTGGGACCTGACCACGTCTTCGGGAAACAGACCGACTGGGCCAACGTGCCTCTGGACCCCGAGGTGAAAGCTGTCGTTGTCGGTTTCGACGAACATTTCAGTTACATGAAGCTAAACAGAGCCATGCAGTACCTGGCCCAGCCGGGCTGTCTGTTTGTGGGCACCAACAGGGACACCAGGTTGCCCCTGGAGGGAGGAAAGGCTGTCCCAG GTACAGGCTGCTTGCTGCAGGCCGTGGAGACTGCAGCCCAGCgccaggcccagacggtggGCAAACCCAACCACTTCATGTTCGACTGCGTGGCCTCCCAGTTCGCCGTGGACCCCGACCGCTGCTTGATGGTGGGCGACCGCTTGGACACGGACATCATGCTGGGCTCCAACTGCGGCCTGAAGACCCTTCTCACCCTCACAGGGGTCAGCACAGTGGCGGACGCCGAGGCCCATCAAAAAAGCGGCTGCGTGGAGAGGCAGGGGATGGTGCCAGATTATTACGTGGAGAGCATCGCGGAGCTTCTTCCAGCTCTGCAGGGATGA
- the bricd5 gene encoding BRICHOS domain-containing protein 5 isoform X2: protein MVRCWKHSENHLEEAQCTDGGSAASSQSHFPHKAFWVSLSASLLLVFIGLALTGHLGLSRPHSESSQIVRITVPDQTGSLINQSAVVDQQNDLVTFSVTSPANQTSTVLFDIKRGLICYKPVNQDSCFLRKMDKSDYDNVQSLLHESTQKSQFQLLGNETQRQMEYLGVLAASQVDVSMLEGPLQALCQDSSIHWTQKIEGPGKQRLVYFCIDICFPSNICVSVCFYYLPE, encoded by the exons ATGGTGAGGTGTTGGAAACATTCAGAAAACCATTTGGAGGAAGCACAGTGCACG GATGGGGGCTCGGCTGCGTCCTCCCAATCCCACTTCCCACACAAGGCATTCTGGGTCAGCCTCTCCGCCTCTCTGCTCCTGGTCTTCATTGGCCTGGCTTTGACGGGGCACCTGGGGCTGTCGCGGCCTCACTCTGAG TCTTCGCAGATTGTCCGAATCACAGTTCCTGATCAGACCGGGTCTCTGATCAACCAGTCAGCCGTTGTGGACCAGCAGAATGACCTGGTGACTTTTTCTGTCACCTCACCTGCAAATCAGACGTCCACTGTGCTCTTTGATATCAAACGT GGTTTGATATGTTACAAACCTGTCAACCAGGACAGCTGCTTCCTGCGAAAGATGGACAAGTCTGACTATGACAACGTGCAGTCCCTCCTCCACGAGTCAACACAGAAG AGTCAGTTCCAGCTGTTAGGGAATGAGACCCAGAGGCAGATGGAGTACCTGGGAGTGCTGGCAGCCAGTCAGGTGGATGTGTCCATGCTGGAGGGGCCTCTCCAGGCTCTGTGTCAGGACAGCTCCATCCACTGGACCCAGAAGATCGAGG GTCCGGGGAAACAGAGACTGGTTTACTTCTGCATCGACATCTGCTTTCCTAGCAATATctgcgtgtctgtgtgcttcTACTACCTGCCAGAGTGA